From Candidatus Nitricoxidivorans perseverans, the proteins below share one genomic window:
- a CDS encoding ATP-binding cassette domain-containing protein: protein MIRFDRVSKRYPDAAPGRDALSGVSFEVGKGELAAVVGHSGAGKSTLLKLIAAIERPTDGAVLVGGQNVGSLGRAAIPFLRRNIGLVFQDQKLLFDRSAFDNVMLPLSIAGFPPKEAGKRVRAALDKVGLLEREKALPIMLSGGEQQRLAIARAVVGRPGLLLADEPTAHLDTETAHDVTRIFLEFQQVGVTVLVATCDGSLFPGARRIELNHGRLA from the coding sequence ATGATCCGGTTCGACCGCGTATCGAAACGCTATCCGGACGCGGCGCCGGGACGGGACGCCCTGTCCGGCGTCAGTTTCGAAGTCGGCAAAGGCGAGCTGGCCGCCGTCGTCGGCCATTCGGGCGCAGGGAAATCCACGCTGCTGAAACTGATCGCCGCGATCGAGCGGCCCACCGACGGCGCGGTGCTCGTCGGCGGGCAGAACGTCGGTTCGCTCGGCCGCGCGGCGATTCCCTTCTTACGCCGGAACATCGGCCTGGTGTTCCAGGATCAGAAACTGCTCTTCGACCGCAGCGCGTTCGACAACGTGATGCTGCCGCTTTCCATCGCCGGCTTTCCACCGAAGGAGGCGGGCAAGCGCGTGCGCGCGGCGCTCGATAAGGTCGGGCTGCTGGAACGCGAAAAGGCGTTGCCGATCATGCTCTCCGGCGGCGAGCAGCAGCGGCTGGCCATCGCGCGCGCGGTGGTCGGACGCCCCGGCCTGCTGCTGGCCGACGAGCCGACGGCGCATCTGGACACGGAGACGGCCCACGACGTGACCCGCATCTTCCTGGAGTTCCAGCAGGTCGGCGTCACGGTGCTCGTCGCCACCTGCGACGGCAGCCTGTTTCCCGGCGCCCGGCGGATCGAGTTGAACCACGGGAGGCTTGCATGA
- a CDS encoding insulinase family protein, with amino-acid sequence MMKKLLAALFVCLSAASAWAGVKIEHWIAPSGARVYFVETHALPILDVEVNFTAGTAYDAADKAGVAGLTRGLLDAGAGGLDEEKIAGRLVDIGARLSGTTDHDRAGLNLRTLSSKAEKESALDLMRVLLAQPAFPEAVLAREKARLISAIQEADTRPDSIAAKRFARAMYPDHPYGLHSTVESVGRITRDDLASFHRDHYSARRAVVSLIGDVTRAEAERIAQQLTEALPAGKADGDLPAVRMPSKGTHKVAHPAAQSHIHIGLPAIRRTDPDYYALLVGNYTLGGGGFVSRLMKEVREKRGYAYSVHSYFAPRRFEGPFQIGLQTKREQAGDALKVAGEVLAGFMKDGPTEKELAAAKKNLINGQALRIDSNAKLIGYLSAIGFYGLPLTYLDDFPAKVGAVTAKDVREAFARHVKPSSLVTVVVASD; translated from the coding sequence ATGATGAAGAAACTCCTCGCCGCGCTTTTCGTCTGCCTTTCCGCCGCCAGCGCATGGGCCGGAGTGAAGATCGAGCACTGGATCGCGCCTTCCGGCGCACGCGTCTATTTCGTCGAGACCCATGCCCTGCCGATCCTGGACGTGGAGGTGAACTTCACGGCCGGCACCGCCTACGATGCGGCGGACAAGGCGGGCGTGGCCGGTCTGACGCGCGGGCTGCTCGATGCGGGCGCGGGCGGCCTCGACGAGGAGAAGATCGCCGGCCGGCTGGTGGACATCGGCGCCCGTCTGTCAGGCACGACCGACCACGACCGGGCGGGGCTCAACCTGCGCACCCTGTCCTCGAAGGCCGAAAAGGAGTCGGCCCTCGACCTGATGCGCGTCCTGCTCGCGCAGCCCGCTTTTCCGGAGGCCGTGCTCGCGCGCGAGAAGGCGCGCCTGATCTCCGCCATCCAGGAGGCGGACACGCGGCCCGACAGCATCGCCGCCAAGCGGTTCGCGCGCGCCATGTATCCCGACCATCCCTACGGCCTGCATTCGACGGTGGAGTCCGTGGGCCGCATCACCCGCGACGACCTGGCGTCCTTCCACCGCGACCACTATTCGGCCCGGCGCGCCGTGGTTTCACTGATCGGCGACGTGACGCGGGCCGAGGCCGAGCGCATCGCGCAGCAGCTCACCGAGGCGCTGCCCGCCGGCAAGGCCGACGGCGACCTGCCCGCCGTGCGGATGCCCTCGAAAGGCACGCACAAGGTCGCCCACCCGGCCGCCCAGAGCCACATCCACATCGGCCTGCCCGCCATCCGCCGCACCGATCCCGACTATTACGCGCTGCTCGTCGGCAACTACACCCTGGGCGGCGGGGGCTTCGTCTCGCGGCTGATGAAGGAGGTGCGCGAGAAGCGCGGCTACGCCTACAGCGTCCATTCATACTTCGCGCCGCGCAGGTTCGAGGGGCCGTTCCAGATCGGGCTCCAGACCAAGCGGGAACAGGCGGGCGATGCGCTCAAGGTTGCGGGCGAAGTGCTCGCGGGCTTCATGAAGGACGGCCCGACCGAAAAGGAGCTCGCCGCCGCGAAGAAGAACCTCATCAACGGACAGGCCCTGCGCATCGACAGCAACGCCAAGCTGATCGGCTACCTGTCGGCCATCGGCTTCTACGGCCTGCCGCTGACCTATCTCGACGATTTTCCGGCGAAGGTCGGGGCGGTGACCGCGAAGGACGTGCGCGAGGCCTTCGCGCGGCATGTGAAGCCTTCGAGCCTCGTCACCGTGGTGGTCGCCTCCGATTGA
- the coaD gene encoding pantetheine-phosphate adenylyltransferase, with protein MRASIAVYPGTFDPLTRGHEDLVRRACKLFDRVIVAIAESRTKRTFFTLGERVAMAREVLADLPGVDVLGFDGLLMDFMRAHNATVTLRGLRAVSDFEYEFQLAGMNRNLYPDVETVFLTPAEQYMFISATMVREIAALGGNVSKFVQPSVERRLAERSQQQP; from the coding sequence ATGAGAGCAAGCATCGCCGTCTATCCCGGCACCTTCGATCCGCTGACCCGCGGCCATGAGGATCTGGTGCGTCGCGCCTGCAAGCTCTTCGACCGGGTCATCGTCGCCATTGCCGAAAGCCGGACGAAAAGGACGTTTTTCACCCTCGGCGAACGGGTGGCCATGGCCCGCGAGGTGTTGGCCGACCTGCCCGGCGTGGATGTGCTGGGGTTCGACGGCCTGCTGATGGATTTCATGCGCGCCCACAACGCCACCGTCACCCTTCGCGGCCTGCGCGCCGTTTCAGACTTCGAATACGAATTCCAGCTCGCCGGCATGAACCGAAACCTCTATCCCGATGTCGAAACCGTGTTCCTGACGCCGGCCGAGCAATACATGTTCATCTCTGCGACCATGGTCCGCGAAATCGCCGCATTGGGGGGAAATGTCTCAAAATTCGTCCAGCCGTCCGTGGAAAGGCGACTGGCGGAAAGATCCCAACAGCAACCTTAA
- a CDS encoding dynamin family protein, giving the protein MSLASHFDSYRLWRDSVSRLVERLRDWLAASDLLDAQTEQRLRRLSARLSEDRLVVAFIAEFSRGKSELINALFFADRGGRLLPSAAGRTTMCPTELSWERGRPTEIALLPIESRLDGASIAELRQAPEAWQSFPIDAASAETMGETLRRVGEIKRVPAESARALGFAVGDGADGSLRPDEDNCVDIPRWRHALINFPHPLLEQGLVVLDTPGLNAIGAEPELTLSLLPGAHAVLFILAADTGVTQSDLAVWRDHVGPGPGRLVVLNKIDGLWDGLRTDAEIDGEIARQAGDCARILDLSPDSIFPVSAQKGLVAKIGDDPALLEKSRLPALERALAEGLLPARREIIARGTAEEALGLAGEVRGLLETRLEAFTQQFEELAGLRGKNQNVVRYMMHKVKGEKDAFDKSLREYYAVRSVYSRLTDALFAHLGMETLRGHARSAREAMRRASFTPQLQSAMGGLFEVARASLARSEQDVAEIAAMMTAARGRFAEAHGLHIEPPAAFSLGDRLQEIDRLEDGFRRQFNTFLNLLTRDKRTLTQQFFETVASQIRKTFEAANRDVEQWLRTLMAPLEAQVREIQRQLKRRLENIRRIHEAADTLEDRIEEMEHAQALLDAQINELDKLEASLEATLRAPERPQLRAAA; this is encoded by the coding sequence ATGAGCCTTGCCAGCCATTTCGATTCCTACCGCCTCTGGCGCGACAGCGTGTCCCGCCTGGTCGAGCGCCTGCGCGACTGGCTCGCCGCCAGCGACCTGCTCGACGCCCAGACGGAACAGCGCCTGCGCCGCCTCTCGGCGCGTCTGTCGGAAGACCGGCTGGTGGTGGCCTTCATCGCCGAATTTTCGCGCGGCAAGTCGGAGCTGATCAACGCGCTCTTCTTCGCCGACCGGGGCGGCCGCCTGCTGCCTTCCGCGGCGGGACGCACGACCATGTGCCCGACGGAACTCTCATGGGAACGCGGCCGGCCGACGGAGATCGCCCTGCTGCCGATCGAGAGCCGGCTTGACGGCGCCAGCATCGCCGAACTGCGTCAGGCGCCGGAGGCGTGGCAGAGCTTTCCCATCGACGCCGCATCGGCGGAAACCATGGGCGAGACCTTGCGCCGCGTCGGCGAAATAAAGCGCGTGCCGGCGGAGTCCGCGCGCGCCCTCGGCTTCGCCGTCGGCGACGGCGCCGACGGCAGCCTGCGGCCGGACGAGGACAATTGCGTCGATATCCCGCGCTGGCGCCACGCGCTGATCAACTTCCCGCACCCGCTGCTGGAGCAGGGGCTGGTGGTGCTGGACACGCCGGGCCTCAACGCCATCGGCGCAGAGCCGGAACTGACGCTTTCCCTCCTGCCCGGCGCCCATGCGGTGCTGTTCATCCTGGCCGCCGACACCGGCGTGACCCAGTCGGATCTGGCGGTCTGGCGCGACCACGTCGGCCCCGGCCCCGGCCGCCTGGTGGTGCTCAACAAGATTGACGGCCTATGGGACGGGCTGCGCACCGATGCCGAGATCGACGGCGAAATCGCGCGCCAGGCCGGCGACTGCGCCCGCATCCTCGACCTGTCGCCGGACAGCATCTTTCCCGTTTCGGCTCAGAAGGGGCTGGTGGCGAAAATCGGCGACGATCCCGCGCTGCTGGAGAAAAGCCGCCTGCCCGCGCTGGAGCGGGCGCTGGCGGAAGGGCTGCTGCCGGCCCGGCGCGAGATCATCGCCCGAGGCACGGCCGAAGAGGCGCTCGGCCTGGCCGGCGAGGTGCGTGGTCTGCTGGAGACACGCCTGGAAGCCTTCACCCAGCAGTTCGAGGAACTCGCCGGCCTGCGCGGCAAGAACCAGAACGTGGTCCGCTATATGATGCACAAGGTGAAGGGCGAGAAGGATGCCTTCGACAAGAGCCTGCGCGAGTACTACGCCGTGCGCAGCGTCTATTCCCGGCTCACCGACGCCCTCTTCGCCCACCTGGGCATGGAAACGCTGCGCGGCCATGCGCGCAGCGCGCGGGAGGCCATGCGGCGGGCGAGCTTCACGCCCCAGCTGCAATCAGCCATGGGCGGGCTGTTCGAGGTTGCCCGCGCCAGCCTGGCCCGGTCGGAGCAGGACGTCGCCGAGATCGCCGCCATGATGACGGCCGCGCGCGGACGCTTCGCCGAAGCGCACGGCCTGCACATCGAGCCACCCGCGGCCTTCTCGCTGGGCGACCGCCTCCAGGAAATCGACCGGCTGGAAGACGGCTTCCGGCGGCAGTTCAACACCTTCCTGAACCTGCTGACGCGGGACAAGCGCACCCTGACGCAGCAGTTCTTCGAAACCGTCGCCTCGCAGATCCGCAAGACCTTCGAGGCCGCCAATCGGGACGTGGAGCAGTGGCTGCGGACGCTGATGGCGCCGCTGGAGGCGCAGGTGCGGGAAATCCAGCGCCAGCTCAAGCGCCGGCTGGAAAACATCCGCCGCATCCACGAAGCCGCAGACACGCTGGAAGACCGCATCGAGGAGATGGAGCACGCCCAGGCCCTCCTGGACGCGCAGATCAACGAGCTCGACAAGCTGGAAGCCTCCCTGGAGGCGACGCTGCGCGCGCCGGAACGCCCGCAGCTTCGGGCGGCCGCCTGA
- a CDS encoding insulinase family protein has translation MKLRILLLLAFAQAAFANPFETKLSNGMRVIVKEDRRAPVAVHMVWYRAGSMDEKDGTSGVAHVLEHMMFKGTRKTKPGEFNRRVAEAGGRDNAFTSLDYTAYFQIVPRVALPEMMALEADRMANLMLTEKEFSSEIKVVMEERRLRTDDNPQALVHEALSSAVFQAHPYRRPIIGWMDDLEHMTWKDARDWYRSWYAPNNATVVVVGDVDHQAVFRLAEKHYGRMRANALPERKPQNEPEQAGIKRVVVKAPAKLPYLAMAWKVPRLKDVTQDRDPYALEVLAAVLDGNDAARFSKNLVRGSKVAQSAGAGYDGTLRGEATFVMDGQPAEGRTIAELESALRAEIKRVQDEGVTAEELARVKTQIIASQVYKRDSMMAQAMEIGRFEASGFHWRDYDRLLEKLREVTAAEVQAVAKKYFGEGSDDRLTVATLDPQPLDKVAPKKPAFSVRH, from the coding sequence ATGAAACTGCGCATCCTGCTTCTCCTGGCATTTGCCCAGGCTGCATTCGCCAACCCCTTCGAGACGAAGCTTTCCAACGGCATGCGCGTCATCGTCAAGGAGGACCGGCGGGCGCCGGTGGCCGTTCACATGGTCTGGTATCGCGCCGGGTCGATGGACGAGAAGGACGGGACTTCCGGCGTGGCCCACGTGCTCGAGCACATGATGTTCAAGGGCACGAGGAAGACGAAGCCGGGCGAGTTCAACCGGCGGGTCGCCGAGGCGGGCGGGCGCGACAACGCATTCACCAGCCTCGACTACACGGCCTATTTCCAGATCGTGCCCAGGGTCGCCCTGCCGGAGATGATGGCGCTGGAGGCCGATCGCATGGCCAACCTCATGCTCACGGAGAAGGAGTTTTCCTCCGAGATCAAGGTGGTCATGGAGGAGCGGCGGCTGCGAACCGACGACAATCCGCAGGCGCTGGTGCACGAGGCGCTCAGCTCGGCGGTATTCCAGGCCCATCCCTACCGCCGGCCGATCATCGGCTGGATGGACGACCTGGAGCACATGACCTGGAAGGATGCGCGCGACTGGTACCGGAGCTGGTACGCGCCGAACAACGCAACCGTCGTCGTCGTGGGCGACGTGGATCACCAGGCGGTCTTCCGGCTGGCCGAGAAGCATTACGGCCGGATGAGGGCGAACGCCCTGCCGGAGCGCAAGCCGCAGAACGAGCCGGAGCAGGCCGGCATCAAGCGCGTCGTCGTCAAGGCGCCTGCCAAGCTGCCCTACCTTGCCATGGCCTGGAAGGTACCCAGGCTGAAAGACGTGACCCAGGATCGTGATCCCTACGCGCTGGAGGTGCTGGCTGCGGTGCTCGACGGCAACGACGCGGCGCGATTCTCGAAGAATCTGGTGCGCGGGAGCAAGGTCGCCCAGTCGGCGGGGGCGGGTTACGACGGCACGCTGCGCGGCGAGGCGACCTTCGTGATGGATGGCCAGCCGGCGGAAGGCCGGACGATCGCCGAGCTGGAATCCGCGCTGCGCGCCGAGATCAAGCGCGTGCAGGACGAGGGCGTGACCGCCGAGGAACTGGCGCGCGTCAAGACGCAGATCATCGCCAGCCAGGTCTACAAGCGCGACTCGATGATGGCGCAGGCCATGGAGATCGGCCGCTTCGAAGCCAGCGGCTTCCACTGGCGCGATTACGACCGGCTGCTGGAGAAGCTGCGCGAGGTTACCGCGGCTGAGGTGCAGGCCGTGGCGAAGAAATATTTCGGCGAGGGCAGCGACGACCGGCTGACGGTGGCCACGCTCGATCCGCAGCCGCTGGACAAGGTGGCGCCGAAGAAGCCGGCGTTTTCGGTGAGGCATTGA
- the ftsY gene encoding signal recognition particle-docking protein FtsY: protein MATWAQRLRAGLSKTRDSIFGLLRAGKIDDELLEDLESTLLTADCGIEATTWLLDELKARVRQHRLETPGELRQALSELLENLLAPLERPLDASGRKPFVIMIAGVNGAGKTTSIGKLARHFQAQGRSVLLAAGDTFRAAAREQLAEWGRRNDVTVIAQESGDPAAVIFDAIAAAKARGMDVVLADTAGRLPTQLHLMEEIAKVRRVIQKAEPSGPHEVLLVLDANIGQNAIAQVKAFDKAIGVTGLVVTKLDGTAKGGVLAAIARQCPKPVRFIGVGEGIDDLQPFRAKEFVEALLGP from the coding sequence ATGGCGACCTGGGCACAACGCCTGCGGGCAGGGCTTTCAAAAACGCGCGATTCGATCTTCGGCCTGCTGCGGGCCGGCAAGATCGACGACGAGCTTCTGGAAGACCTCGAATCGACGCTGCTGACGGCCGACTGCGGCATCGAGGCGACGACCTGGCTGCTCGACGAACTCAAGGCCCGTGTCCGGCAGCACCGGCTTGAGACGCCCGGCGAGCTTCGGCAGGCGCTCTCGGAGCTGCTGGAAAACCTGCTCGCCCCGCTGGAGCGGCCGCTCGACGCCTCGGGCCGCAAGCCTTTCGTCATCATGATCGCGGGTGTCAACGGCGCCGGCAAGACCACGTCCATCGGCAAGCTGGCCCGGCATTTCCAGGCGCAGGGCCGGTCGGTGCTGCTGGCCGCCGGCGACACCTTCCGCGCCGCCGCGCGCGAGCAGCTCGCGGAATGGGGGCGGCGCAACGACGTGACCGTCATCGCACAGGAATCGGGCGATCCCGCCGCCGTGATCTTCGACGCCATCGCCGCCGCCAAGGCCCGCGGCATGGACGTCGTGCTGGCCGACACCGCCGGGCGGCTCCCCACGCAGCTGCACCTGATGGAGGAGATCGCCAAGGTGCGGCGCGTCATCCAGAAAGCCGAGCCCTCCGGCCCGCACGAGGTGCTGCTCGTGCTCGACGCCAACATCGGCCAAAACGCCATCGCGCAGGTCAAGGCATTCGACAAGGCCATCGGGGTCACCGGTCTGGTGGTCACCAAGCTCGACGGCACCGCCAAGGGGGGCGTGCTGGCCGCCATCGCGCGCCAGTGCCCGAAGCCCGTGCGCTTCATCGGCGTCGGCGAGGGCATCGACGACCTCCAGCCCTTCCGGGCGAAGGAATTCGTCGAGGCGCTGCTCGGACCATGA
- the rsmD gene encoding 16S rRNA (guanine(966)-N(2))-methyltransferase RsmD, translating into MSKVRITGGEWRSRLIQVADAPGLRPTPDRVRETLFNWLGQDLSGLVCLDLFAGSGILGFEAASRGAERVTLVEQDLRVFARLRQNAETLGDGRLEMVRADALEFVALAARQGRRHDIAFLDPPYRHGWLGRLWPVLPPIMNAGGRLYVEAEETVDPPAPWKTARSGKAGQVHYHLFELEAEPST; encoded by the coding sequence TTGAGCAAAGTCAGGATTACCGGCGGCGAGTGGAGGAGCCGCCTGATCCAGGTCGCGGATGCGCCCGGCCTGCGCCCGACGCCCGACCGCGTGCGGGAAACCCTGTTCAACTGGCTGGGTCAGGATCTTTCCGGCCTCGTCTGCCTGGATCTGTTCGCCGGCAGCGGCATCCTGGGCTTCGAGGCGGCCTCGCGGGGCGCGGAGCGGGTGACGCTGGTCGAGCAGGACCTGCGCGTTTTCGCCCGGCTGCGGCAGAACGCCGAGACCCTGGGCGACGGGCGTCTGGAGATGGTGCGGGCAGATGCGCTAGAATTTGTCGCCTTGGCCGCAAGACAGGGTCGCCGCCATGACATCGCGTTCCTCGACCCGCCTTATCGCCATGGCTGGCTGGGCCGCCTGTGGCCGGTGCTGCCGCCGATCATGAATGCGGGAGGCCGCCTGTACGTGGAGGCCGAAGAGACGGTCGATCCGCCGGCTCCGTGGAAAACGGCGCGCAGCGGAAAGGCCGGACAGGTTCATTATCACTTGTTCGAACTGGAAGCCGAACCGAGCACATGA
- a CDS encoding YfhL family 4Fe-4S dicluster ferredoxin encodes MSLIITDECINCDVCEPECPNNAITQGDEIYVIDPAKCTECVGHFDTPQCREVCPVDCIPQDPNHVETNEQLLEKFHKLTGK; translated from the coding sequence ATGTCCCTGATCATCACCGACGAATGCATCAATTGCGACGTGTGCGAGCCCGAGTGCCCGAACAACGCCATCACGCAGGGCGACGAGATCTACGTCATCGACCCGGCCAAGTGCACCGAGTGCGTCGGCCACTTCGACACTCCGCAGTGCCGCGAGGTCTGCCCGGTGGATTGCATTCCGCAGGACCCGAACCACGTGGAAACCAACGAGCAATTACTGGAAAAATTCCACAAGCTGACCGGAAAATAG